A window from Pyrococcus yayanosii CH1 encodes these proteins:
- a CDS encoding alkaline phosphatase family protein codes for MEEVRVNPEDVKKVFVIGLDSAPPELLFSRFLEDLPNIRWLVEHSIYGPMQSTIPAITIPAWMVMATGKTPGELGLYGFRHRKKGTYNEIWIAHSLMVKEKAVWDYIAERGKKSVLVGVPPSYPPKKINGWLVSCFITPDASVDYTYPKELKGEIERLVGEYIFDVVFRKEERDEVREQLWEMTEKRFEVIRYLIQEKDWDYFQFVEIGLDRVHHAFWKFFDESHHLYPGDDNPYKNVIPDYYKLLDKEIGETLKLLDLDETAVFIVSDHGIKAMKGAFAINQWLIEEGLLKIKNPEILKEGRQVRFNELKVDWSKTIAWAWGGYYSRVFINVKGREPQGIVPPEKFQEVRDEVAELIKSIRGPNGEKWDTRVFYPEEIYPVAKGDKPDMMVYLDDLNWRAAGTLGYETPYLKENDTGPDDAVHAEYGVFSLYLPGMEGARRVQLTIYDFAPTVLKLFGMEKAMRGRSIV; via the coding sequence ATGGAGGAGGTTAGGGTTAATCCTGAGGATGTCAAGAAGGTCTTCGTAATAGGGCTTGATTCAGCGCCACCTGAGCTTTTATTCAGCAGATTTTTGGAGGATTTGCCCAACATTAGGTGGCTCGTGGAGCACTCGATATATGGGCCCATGCAGAGCACGATTCCCGCCATTACTATTCCAGCCTGGATGGTTATGGCAACGGGAAAGACGCCAGGTGAGCTCGGCCTTTACGGCTTTAGGCATAGGAAAAAGGGCACCTACAACGAGATATGGATAGCTCACAGCCTCATGGTTAAGGAAAAGGCGGTGTGGGATTATATTGCAGAGAGAGGTAAGAAGTCAGTTTTGGTTGGTGTCCCACCAAGCTATCCCCCAAAGAAGATAAATGGCTGGTTAGTGAGCTGCTTCATAACGCCTGATGCTTCCGTTGATTATACGTATCCGAAGGAGCTAAAGGGGGAAATTGAGAGGCTTGTTGGTGAGTACATCTTTGACGTCGTCTTCAGGAAAGAGGAGAGGGATGAGGTTAGGGAGCAGCTGTGGGAGATGACCGAGAAGAGGTTTGAGGTTATAAGGTATCTTATCCAGGAGAAAGACTGGGACTACTTCCAGTTCGTCGAGATAGGTCTTGACAGGGTTCACCACGCGTTTTGGAAGTTCTTCGATGAGAGCCATCATCTTTATCCGGGCGACGACAATCCATACAAGAACGTCATCCCTGATTATTATAAGCTCCTTGACAAAGAAATTGGAGAGACTTTGAAGCTTCTGGACTTGGATGAGACGGCTGTTTTCATAGTTTCTGATCATGGAATAAAGGCGATGAAGGGAGCCTTTGCGATAAACCAGTGGCTAATTGAGGAAGGTCTCTTGAAGATTAAGAATCCAGAGATTTTGAAGGAAGGACGGCAGGTCAGATTCAACGAGCTCAAAGTTGACTGGAGCAAAACTATTGCATGGGCTTGGGGGGGCTATTACTCTAGGGTTTTTATTAACGTTAAAGGGAGGGAGCCGCAGGGCATTGTTCCGCCTGAGAAGTTCCAAGAGGTTAGGGATGAGGTTGCGGAGCTTATAAAGAGCATCAGGGGTCCGAACGGCGAGAAGTGGGATACTAGGGTGTTCTATCCGGAGGAGATATATCCGGTCGCCAAGGGTGATAAGCCGGATATGATGGTTTACCTTGACGATCTGAACTGGAGGGCTGCTGGAACCTTGGGTTATGAGACTCCCTATCTTAAGGAGAACGACACTGGGCCAGATGACGCGGTGCATGCTGAGTATGGGGTTTTCTCTCTTTACTTGCCCGGTATGGAGGGGGCAAGGAGGGTACAGCTGACGATCTATGATTTTGCTCCAACGGTGCTGAAGCTCTTTGGCATGGAGAAGGCGATGAGGGGAAGGAGCATCGTTTAA
- the sat gene encoding sulfate adenylyltransferase, whose translation MVSKPHGGRLIRRIVAERTRERILSEQHEYPSVQIDHGRAIDIENIAHGVYSPLKGFLTSDDFQSVLDNMRLSNDLPWTIPIVLDIKEKTFDEGDAILLYHGNLPIARMHVEEIYTYDKKEFARKVFKTTDPNHPGIAKVYSLGDYLVGGEIELLNEVPNPFAQYTLRPIETRVLFKERGWKTIVAFQTRNVPHLGHEYVQKAALTFVDGLFINPVLGRKKKGDYRDEVIIKAYEVLFEHYYPKNAAVLATVRYEMRYAGPREAIHHAIMRKNFGATHFIVGRDHAGVGNYYGPYEAWELFDEFPDLGITPMFIREAFYCRKCGGMVNAKICPHSEEFHVRISGTKLRKMIMSGEKPPEYMMRPEVYEVIRSFDNPFVE comes from the coding sequence ATGGTATCAAAGCCCCATGGTGGCAGGCTTATACGCAGGATAGTCGCAGAGAGAACCCGCGAGAGGATACTTAGTGAGCAGCATGAATATCCGTCCGTTCAGATAGATCATGGCAGGGCCATAGATATTGAAAACATAGCTCACGGGGTTTATTCGCCCCTAAAAGGCTTCCTGACGAGCGACGACTTCCAGAGCGTTTTAGATAATATGCGCCTGAGCAACGACCTTCCCTGGACGATTCCCATAGTCCTCGACATCAAAGAGAAAACCTTCGACGAGGGTGATGCGATACTCCTCTACCATGGGAATCTGCCAATAGCGAGGATGCACGTGGAGGAGATATACACTTATGACAAGAAGGAGTTCGCCCGGAAGGTCTTTAAGACCACTGACCCTAACCACCCGGGCATCGCCAAGGTCTATTCCCTGGGCGACTATCTTGTGGGGGGAGAGATAGAGCTCCTGAATGAGGTTCCTAATCCCTTTGCCCAATATACTCTTCGGCCCATCGAAACTAGGGTTCTCTTTAAGGAGCGTGGCTGGAAGACGATAGTTGCGTTCCAGACGAGGAATGTGCCACATCTTGGCCACGAATATGTTCAGAAAGCTGCCCTCACGTTCGTAGACGGCCTCTTCATAAATCCGGTCCTCGGCAGGAAGAAGAAGGGGGATTACAGGGACGAGGTTATCATAAAGGCCTATGAGGTGCTCTTTGAGCACTACTATCCCAAGAACGCCGCTGTCCTTGCCACCGTAAGGTACGAGATGCGCTACGCTGGGCCTAGGGAGGCTATTCATCACGCCATCATGAGGAAGAACTTTGGAGCAACGCACTTCATCGTCGGGAGAGACCACGCGGGGGTCGGCAATTACTACGGTCCCTACGAGGCCTGGGAGCTCTTCGACGAGTTCCCTGACCTCGGCATAACGCCGATGTTCATCAGAGAGGCCTTCTACTGCAGGAAGTGTGGTGGCATGGTGAACGCGAAAATTTGCCCTCACAGCGAGGAGTTCCACGTCAGAATCAGTGGCACCAAGCTCAGGAAGATGATAATGAGCGGTGAGAAGCCGCCAGAGTATATGATGAGGCCTGAGGTCTACGAGGTTATAAGGAGCTTTGATAATCCCTTCGTAGAGTGA
- a CDS encoding S9 family peptidase encodes MKGLEIKDLEKFKLVGNLDAHGKKLVFQVTEINLQENDYFSKLYLYDGRKVKPFTAGKKDANPRFSPDGKLVAFTSKREKESKEAELYVIPTDGGEAKLLTKFKYGITDLRFTEDGKSIAVVTPIDVEKKGKDDVHIIKEIPFWFNGLGWVYGKRNVVYLVDVETGRKRRLTPKNLHVSTIRFHGGKLYFTAQEDREKRPMISDLYVLEGRKVKRLTLGKWRILDFVPLDDGTFILKANTLERGIPTNAHIYHYNPKTGELRKLTNSLDRTAYNSLNSDVRGPQRAELVFKDSWVYYVATDGPRANLFRVNLEGKIERIVGGDKSVESFSIGDYIAFTAQDAVTPLELYVLRDGKEKRVTNFNGWIREYSLSKPEHFKVRASDGAEIDAWIMKPVGFKPGKKYPAVLEIHGGPKTAYGYAFMHEFHVLTAKGFVVIFSNPRGSDGYGEEFADIRGRYGERDYQDLMEVVDEALKRFDFIDAERIGVTGGSYGGFMTNWIVGHTNRFKAAVTQRSISNWVSFFGTTDIGYYFAPDQIGGDPWSNTQAYWDKSPLKYAPNIETPLLIIHSMEDYRCWLPEALQLFTALRHLGKTVELAIFPGENHDLSRSGKPKHRVRRLELIVGWMEKWLR; translated from the coding sequence ATGAAAGGGCTCGAAATCAAGGACCTCGAAAAGTTCAAGCTCGTTGGCAATCTCGACGCCCACGGCAAGAAGCTGGTCTTTCAAGTTACAGAAATAAATCTTCAAGAAAACGACTACTTCTCAAAGCTCTACCTCTACGACGGTCGGAAAGTTAAGCCCTTCACAGCCGGAAAAAAAGATGCCAACCCGCGCTTTTCGCCAGATGGAAAGCTGGTGGCATTTACATCGAAACGCGAAAAGGAGAGCAAGGAGGCCGAGCTCTACGTCATCCCAACGGACGGCGGTGAGGCTAAGCTTTTGACCAAGTTTAAATACGGAATAACGGACCTCCGCTTCACCGAGGACGGGAAGAGCATAGCAGTTGTAACTCCGATCGACGTTGAGAAGAAGGGTAAAGACGACGTTCACATCATCAAGGAAATTCCCTTCTGGTTTAACGGGCTTGGCTGGGTCTATGGGAAGAGGAACGTCGTTTACCTAGTGGATGTTGAAACCGGGAGGAAGAGGCGCTTAACACCCAAGAACCTCCACGTCAGCACGATAAGGTTCCACGGCGGAAAGCTTTACTTCACCGCTCAAGAAGACAGGGAAAAGAGGCCCATGATAAGCGACCTCTACGTTCTGGAGGGCAGGAAGGTCAAGAGACTAACACTAGGCAAATGGAGGATCCTCGACTTCGTCCCGCTCGACGACGGGACATTCATCCTCAAAGCGAACACCCTCGAGCGTGGAATACCCACGAACGCCCATATATACCACTACAATCCTAAGACGGGCGAGCTCAGAAAACTGACCAATAGCTTGGATAGAACAGCCTACAACTCCCTGAACAGCGACGTGAGAGGACCACAGAGGGCCGAGCTGGTCTTCAAAGATAGCTGGGTCTATTACGTGGCCACCGATGGTCCTAGAGCAAACCTCTTCAGGGTTAACCTCGAAGGAAAGATAGAGCGCATCGTTGGAGGAGACAAGAGCGTTGAAAGCTTCTCCATCGGTGACTACATAGCTTTCACCGCCCAGGATGCTGTTACCCCGCTCGAGCTCTACGTCCTGCGTGACGGGAAGGAGAAGAGGGTCACGAACTTCAACGGCTGGATAAGAGAATACAGCCTTTCAAAGCCCGAGCACTTCAAAGTCAGGGCAAGTGATGGCGCAGAGATAGACGCCTGGATAATGAAGCCCGTTGGTTTCAAGCCTGGCAAAAAGTATCCGGCCGTTCTGGAAATCCACGGCGGGCCAAAGACAGCCTACGGCTATGCCTTCATGCATGAATTCCACGTTTTAACAGCGAAAGGCTTCGTCGTGATCTTCTCCAACCCAAGGGGAAGCGACGGCTACGGCGAAGAGTTTGCGGACATCAGGGGGCGCTATGGCGAAAGGGACTATCAAGACCTAATGGAGGTCGTTGACGAGGCGTTAAAGCGCTTCGACTTCATCGACGCAGAAAGAATCGGGGTCACCGGCGGTTCTTACGGCGGTTTCATGACAAACTGGATAGTGGGCCACACCAACCGCTTTAAAGCCGCTGTTACGCAACGCTCCATCTCCAACTGGGTGAGCTTCTTCGGCACAACGGACATCGGCTACTACTTCGCGCCCGACCAGATAGGAGGTGATCCCTGGAGCAACACCCAAGCTTACTGGGACAAAAGCCCACTGAAATACGCGCCGAACATAGAGACACCCCTACTGATAATTCACTCGATGGAGGACTACCGCTGCTGGCTCCCAGAGGCACTCCAGCTCTTCACGGCCCTCAGGCACCTCGGCAAGACAGTTGAACTTGCAATATTTCCAGGAGAGAACCACGACTTAAGCCGCTCTGGTAAGCCGAAGCACAGGGTCAGGAGGCTTGAGCTAATAGTCGGATGGATGGAGAAGTGGCTGAGGTAG
- the nrdD gene encoding anaerobic ribonucleoside-triphosphate reductase, with protein sequence MEIVKKDIIQEYASWSNLDVLENANRYPGPTGFFAYVMEEALKESILLIPKGGREAHFSGDIYIHKLPYSLYIPYCTGHSTARLLEKGLKTPTIASRPARHFDTYVDHIANYLITMQHHFSGAQALSSVEWYAGPFIRKDGLDRRKIRQQIQRLVYNLNYPSRVGMQTPFTNFTVTLDTPKKMLEGDHAVYDGKKLEPLGEYEREAKEFFIALTTVNLPRLALKARGDDDRFWEEYERILETVKMTTDWFRERYVRLITNYRQMYQMIHLYLEEFPSSHFNTIGILGLPEAAVIYLNEPELWTEGSRRGWLKAAEVMKEMVEFATAKAREWMRKTGTPWNVEEVPGESAAAKLAIRDLREFPELKEYLSDPENSIYSTSVAPYYGSLELADRIRIEEKVQRSFTGGVMMHIFLGEEPDPEALAKLTKRLMKTDLVYWSYTPAVTVCNDCKFSTTGLHTHCPRCGSENVEIWSRIIGYYRPLRNWNPFRKKEFWMRRHYSS encoded by the coding sequence TCTTGCTAATCCCTAAAGGGGGAAGAGAGGCTCACTTCTCCGGAGACATCTACATCCATAAGCTTCCCTACAGCCTTTACATACCTTACTGCACCGGCCACAGCACGGCGAGGCTCCTCGAGAAGGGGCTCAAAACCCCGACGATAGCGTCGAGGCCGGCCAGGCACTTTGATACCTACGTGGATCATATAGCCAACTACCTCATCACCATGCAACACCACTTCAGCGGCGCCCAGGCTCTAAGCTCGGTCGAGTGGTACGCGGGGCCGTTCATAAGGAAAGATGGCCTCGACAGGCGTAAAATCAGACAGCAGATTCAAAGGCTGGTCTACAACCTCAACTACCCGAGTAGAGTTGGAATGCAGACACCCTTCACCAACTTCACCGTAACGCTCGACACCCCGAAGAAGATGCTCGAGGGCGACCACGCGGTTTACGATGGTAAAAAGCTCGAACCCCTCGGTGAATACGAGAGGGAAGCGAAGGAATTCTTCATAGCTCTGACCACCGTGAACCTGCCGAGACTCGCCCTGAAGGCCAGAGGGGACGACGATAGGTTCTGGGAGGAGTACGAAAGAATCCTCGAAACCGTGAAAATGACTACCGACTGGTTCCGTGAGCGCTACGTGAGGCTGATAACGAACTACCGCCAGATGTACCAGATGATCCACCTCTATCTTGAAGAGTTCCCGAGCAGTCACTTCAATACCATTGGAATCCTCGGCCTTCCAGAGGCTGCTGTCATTTACCTTAACGAGCCTGAACTCTGGACTGAAGGGAGCAGAAGGGGCTGGCTTAAAGCCGCGGAGGTAATGAAGGAGATGGTAGAATTCGCGACGGCCAAAGCAAGGGAATGGATGCGGAAAACCGGGACGCCCTGGAATGTCGAGGAAGTTCCAGGTGAGAGTGCGGCCGCAAAGCTCGCCATAAGGGATCTCCGCGAGTTCCCCGAGCTCAAAGAGTACCTCAGCGATCCAGAGAACTCCATTTATTCAACCAGCGTAGCGCCCTACTACGGCTCCCTCGAGTTAGCTGATAGGATACGCATAGAGGAAAAGGTTCAGAGGAGCTTCACCGGCGGGGTTATGATGCACATCTTCCTCGGAGAGGAGCCTGACCCGGAGGCACTTGCAAAGCTCACCAAGAGGCTCATGAAGACAGACCTCGTCTACTGGAGCTACACTCCCGCTGTAACGGTCTGCAACGATTGTAAATTTTCAACCACAGGCCTTCACACCCACTGTCCGAGATGCGGAAGCGAGAACGTCGAGATATGGAGCAGGATTATCGGCTATTATCGCCCGCTCAGGAACTGGAACCCCTTCAGGAAGAAGGAGTTCTGGATGAGGAGGCACTACTCCTCCTGA
- a CDS encoding L-aspartate oxidase, protein MVRIGIIGTGLAGLTAAIALAEKGFEVTVIGPGPRYSNSYLAQAGIALPVLKGDSPRAHVLDTLRGGKFLNDEAVVWNVISKASEAYDFLISLGVQFTENELEGGHSFPRVFTIRNETGRHIMKLLFTHAKELNVHFVKGIAEELAVVGRKAIGVFMEGELWRFDAVVIATGGYSALFKYTAGSSLNLGTLIGDAALKGARLRDLEFVQFHPTGFVGKHGVKLISEAVRGAGAKLVTGDGERFVNELETRDVVARAIYLKMLEGKGVFLDATEIKDFKSRFPGIYAFLRKEGINPARDLIPVTPVAHYTMGGVNTDIWYRTDIENLYAIGEAAANGFHGANRLASNSLLECVVSGLEVGRTIARDRPRGEVVGEPRYEGFEAGDIEGLRELLWNHAGIVRDAEGLREGLRKLEGIEADPRLKLLARGILECALTREESRGAHYRTDFPFTREELRKPSFFDGKCKLG, encoded by the coding sequence ATGGTCCGGATTGGAATAATAGGAACGGGGCTGGCTGGTCTCACCGCGGCCATAGCCCTTGCTGAGAAAGGATTCGAGGTTACCGTAATCGGACCGGGGCCCAGGTATTCGAACTCCTATCTAGCTCAGGCCGGAATAGCCCTGCCAGTGCTGAAAGGCGATTCTCCAAGGGCTCATGTCCTTGACACGCTGAGGGGTGGGAAGTTTCTCAATGATGAGGCCGTCGTCTGGAACGTCATCTCAAAGGCTTCCGAAGCCTACGACTTCTTGATATCCCTTGGCGTCCAGTTCACAGAAAACGAGCTCGAGGGCGGCCACTCCTTCCCCCGCGTCTTCACGATAAGGAACGAGACCGGCAGGCATATTATGAAGCTCCTCTTCACTCATGCAAAGGAGCTGAACGTTCACTTCGTCAAGGGGATAGCCGAAGAGCTGGCCGTCGTGGGCCGCAAGGCGATCGGAGTCTTTATGGAGGGAGAGCTCTGGAGGTTCGACGCCGTTGTCATTGCAACGGGAGGTTACTCTGCCCTCTTCAAGTACACGGCTGGCTCCTCCCTAAACCTTGGAACCCTAATAGGGGACGCGGCCCTCAAGGGGGCACGGCTCAGGGACTTGGAGTTCGTCCAGTTTCATCCGACAGGCTTCGTGGGAAAGCACGGCGTTAAGCTCATAAGTGAGGCCGTAAGGGGAGCCGGTGCGAAGCTCGTAACCGGGGATGGAGAGCGGTTCGTCAACGAGCTCGAGACGAGAGACGTCGTCGCGAGGGCGATATACCTGAAAATGCTTGAAGGGAAAGGGGTCTTTCTTGACGCCACGGAGATAAAGGACTTCAAGTCGAGGTTCCCCGGGATATACGCCTTCCTGAGAAAGGAGGGCATAAACCCGGCCAGAGACCTCATACCTGTGACCCCCGTAGCTCATTACACCATGGGGGGCGTGAACACCGATATATGGTATAGAACGGACATAGAGAACCTCTACGCCATAGGAGAAGCGGCGGCTAACGGCTTCCATGGGGCCAATAGACTTGCCAGCAACTCCCTTCTGGAGTGTGTTGTGAGCGGTCTTGAGGTTGGAAGAACAATAGCGAGGGACAGGCCAAGGGGGGAGGTCGTAGGAGAGCCGAGGTATGAGGGGTTCGAAGCAGGAGACATCGAAGGGCTAAGAGAGCTCCTCTGGAATCATGCGGGCATCGTGAGGGATGCAGAAGGGCTCAGAGAGGGTCTCAGGAAGTTGGAGGGCATTGAGGCCGACCCAAGGCTGAAGCTCCTTGCAAGAGGAATCTTAGAATGCGCCCTGACAAGGGAAGAAAGTAGGGGAGCCCACTATCGCACTGACTTTCCCTTCACGAGGGAGGAGCTCAGGAAGCCGAGCTTTTTTGACGGGAAGTGCAAGCTTGGGTAA
- a CDS encoding single-stranded-DNA-specific exonuclease RecJ family protein: protein MALIIHHWDTDGITTAALLVRALELGDFKNMTPPIGEFRFDGKIWAAIERADKLYVLDLNLPQEVEKVPVETLFIDHHIQPRIKNPRVRQVNPALEGKHYPSASLVVSEHFGIFNAWSALGAVGDIGEKAFELSRVEELLKGEGLSREDALKLVELIDSNYIVMDRMAVEEALHVLLNYELRELLEYEPWIRRVEAIKEAVEEVMSSVEERNGFAIVDFESPFNIISKVARKLVWEKGYRGAVVVNRNFHGKAQVYFRVSPKEAERISVLTIIGKLRGLGVNAGGKREVIGCICERGKLDEVLSVIDAYLG from the coding sequence TTGGCCCTCATTATCCATCATTGGGACACGGACGGCATAACAACTGCGGCCCTCCTCGTTAGAGCACTTGAGCTTGGGGATTTCAAGAACATGACACCACCGATAGGGGAGTTCCGGTTCGATGGAAAGATTTGGGCGGCTATCGAAAGGGCAGATAAGCTTTACGTCCTCGACTTAAATCTCCCCCAAGAGGTCGAGAAAGTTCCCGTCGAAACGCTCTTCATAGACCACCACATCCAGCCGAGGATTAAGAATCCGAGAGTTAGGCAGGTAAATCCAGCCCTTGAAGGGAAGCATTATCCTTCGGCATCATTGGTAGTCTCGGAGCATTTCGGAATATTCAATGCCTGGAGCGCCCTTGGTGCTGTGGGTGATATAGGTGAGAAAGCCTTCGAGTTATCTCGTGTTGAGGAGCTTCTAAAGGGGGAGGGACTTTCAAGGGAGGACGCCTTAAAGCTTGTCGAGCTGATTGACTCGAACTACATTGTGATGGATAGAATGGCGGTTGAGGAAGCTCTTCATGTCCTTTTAAACTATGAGCTTAGAGAATTGCTCGAATATGAGCCGTGGATTAGGAGGGTGGAGGCAATAAAGGAGGCTGTTGAGGAAGTTATGTCGAGTGTTGAGGAGAGAAACGGCTTCGCCATAGTTGATTTCGAGAGCCCCTTCAACATAATCTCGAAGGTGGCCAGAAAGCTCGTGTGGGAGAAGGGTTACCGGGGTGCAGTCGTCGTGAACCGCAACTTCCACGGAAAGGCTCAGGTTTACTTCAGAGTCTCACCGAAGGAAGCCGAGAGGATAAGTGTTTTAACTATAATCGGGAAGCTGAGGGGTCTCGGGGTGAACGCGGGCGGTAAGAGGGAGGTAATTGGTTGTATCTGCGAGAGGGGGAAGCTTGATGAAGTTTTGAGTGTAATCGATGCTTACCTGGGGTGA
- a CDS encoding anaerobic ribonucleoside-triphosphate reductase activating protein, with protein MLTSGWKSVSMVDVRGKVTFTLWLCGCNLRCPFCHNWRIAEGLDCFPLDREALLGELESSSFLIDYFHVTGGEPLIQWWELSSLFAGVKLLDVPISLNTNLTLVKPLEKLLNVGLVDHIATDLKAPPELYGLPTGATERLWNLFFRGLEVVSDHGIPLELRIPVARGLNQWPYIEEGLKIINTDFRVVLNPLVGRPLTNLRDENWCSRHCWPRKEVYELKEKLEGLSESLRQQSLQKPNGIKRTQWRQCNRKIYK; from the coding sequence ATGCTCACGAGCGGCTGGAAGAGCGTCAGCATGGTTGATGTTCGCGGCAAGGTTACCTTCACCCTCTGGCTCTGCGGCTGCAATCTGAGGTGCCCCTTCTGCCACAACTGGCGCATCGCTGAAGGCCTTGACTGCTTCCCCCTCGACAGAGAAGCCCTCCTCGGGGAGCTTGAATCGAGTTCGTTTTTGATAGACTACTTCCACGTCACGGGTGGCGAGCCGCTGATTCAATGGTGGGAGCTGAGCTCGCTCTTCGCCGGGGTGAAGCTCCTTGATGTCCCAATTAGCCTGAACACCAACCTCACCCTGGTGAAACCCCTCGAAAAGCTCCTTAATGTCGGGCTCGTTGACCACATCGCGACCGACCTGAAGGCGCCACCCGAGCTGTACGGTCTCCCTACCGGGGCTACTGAGAGACTCTGGAACCTTTTCTTCAGGGGGCTTGAGGTCGTCTCTGACCACGGAATCCCGCTTGAACTAAGAATCCCGGTGGCGAGGGGGCTCAACCAGTGGCCCTACATCGAGGAAGGGCTGAAGATAATAAACACTGACTTCCGCGTCGTCCTAAACCCTCTCGTCGGAAGACCCCTAACTAACCTGAGGGACGAGAACTGGTGCTCTCGGCACTGCTGGCCTAGGAAAGAAGTTTATGAACTCAAAGAAAAACTGGAAGGGCTTTCTGAAAGTTTACGTCAGCAGTCTCTTCAAAAACCCAATGGGATCAAGCGAACACAATGGAGGCAATGTAACCGAAAAATTTATAAATAG
- the thsB gene encoding thermosome subunit beta has product MAQLAGQPILILPEGTQRYVGRDAQRMNILAARIVAETIRTTLGPKGMDKMLVDSLGDIVITNDGATILDEMDIQHPAAKMMVEVAKTQDKEAGDGTTTAVVIAGELLRKAEELLDQNIHPSIVIKGYTLAAQKAQEILDSIAKDVKPDDEEILLKAAMTAITGKAAEEEREYLAKLAVEAVKLVAEEKDGKFKVDIDNIKLEKKEGGSVRDTKLIRGVVIDKEVVHPGMPKRIEKAKIALINDALEVKETETDAEIRITSPEQLQAFLEQEERMLKEMVDKIKEVGANVVFVQKGIDDLAQHYLAKYGILAVRRVKKSDMEKLAKATGAKIVTNIRDLTPEDLGEAEVVEERKVAGENMIFVEGCKNPKAVTILIRGGTEHVVDEVERALEDAIKVVKDILEDGKIVAGGGASELELAIRLDEYAKEVGGKEQLAIEAFAEALKVIPRTLAENAGLDPIETLVKAIAAHKEKGPTIGVDVYEGEPADMMERGVIEPVRVKKQAIKSASEAAIMILRIDDVIAAQKLEKEKEGEKGGESSTDTDTEF; this is encoded by the coding sequence ATGGCCCAGCTTGCAGGCCAGCCCATACTTATACTCCCCGAAGGGACTCAGAGGTATGTCGGTAGAGATGCCCAGAGGATGAACATTCTCGCCGCTAGGATCGTCGCCGAGACCATCAGGACTACCCTTGGACCAAAGGGCATGGACAAGATGCTCGTGGACAGCCTTGGTGACATCGTCATCACCAATGACGGTGCCACTATTCTCGACGAGATGGACATCCAGCACCCTGCTGCCAAGATGATGGTTGAGGTTGCAAAGACCCAGGACAAGGAGGCCGGTGACGGTACCACCACCGCTGTTGTCATCGCCGGCGAGCTCCTCAGGAAGGCTGAAGAACTGCTCGACCAGAACATCCACCCGAGCATTGTCATCAAGGGTTACACCCTTGCTGCCCAGAAGGCCCAAGAGATACTCGACAGCATAGCCAAGGACGTTAAGCCCGACGATGAGGAGATACTTCTCAAGGCCGCAATGACTGCAATCACGGGTAAAGCTGCTGAGGAGGAGAGGGAGTACCTTGCCAAGCTTGCCGTTGAGGCCGTTAAGCTCGTCGCCGAGGAGAAGGACGGCAAGTTCAAGGTTGACATTGACAACATCAAGCTCGAGAAGAAGGAGGGCGGTAGCGTTAGGGACACCAAGCTCATAAGGGGTGTCGTCATCGACAAGGAGGTTGTTCACCCCGGCATGCCCAAGAGGATTGAGAAGGCCAAGATCGCCCTCATCAACGACGCCCTCGAGGTCAAAGAGACTGAAACCGACGCCGAGATAAGAATTACAAGCCCTGAGCAGCTCCAGGCCTTCCTCGAGCAGGAGGAGAGGATGCTCAAGGAGATGGTCGATAAGATCAAGGAGGTTGGAGCAAACGTAGTCTTCGTCCAGAAGGGCATTGACGACCTCGCGCAGCACTACCTCGCCAAGTACGGAATACTGGCAGTGAGGAGGGTCAAGAAGAGCGACATGGAGAAGCTCGCGAAAGCTACTGGAGCAAAGATCGTTACCAACATCAGGGACTTAACTCCAGAGGATCTCGGTGAGGCTGAGGTCGTCGAGGAGAGGAAGGTTGCTGGAGAGAACATGATCTTCGTCGAGGGCTGCAAGAACCCGAAGGCAGTAACGATACTCATCAGAGGTGGAACAGAGCACGTCGTCGATGAGGTCGAGAGGGCCCTTGAGGACGCCATCAAGGTCGTCAAGGACATCCTAGAGGATGGAAAGATCGTCGCCGGTGGTGGAGCTAGTGAGCTCGAGCTCGCAATCAGGCTCGACGAGTACGCCAAGGAGGTCGGCGGTAAGGAGCAGTTAGCAATTGAAGCCTTCGCCGAGGCCCTCAAGGTCATACCGAGGACTTTGGCTGAAAACGCCGGTCTTGACCCAATCGAGACCCTCGTGAAGGCCATCGCCGCCCACAAGGAGAAGGGCCCGACCATCGGTGTTGACGTCTACGAGGGCGAGCCTGCCGACATGATGGAGAGGGGTGTCATCGAGCCCGTCAGGGTCAAGAAGCAGGCCATCAAGAGCGCCAGTGAGGCGGCAATAATGATCCTCAGGATCGATGACGTCATCGCCGCCCAGAAGCTCGAGAAAGAGAAGGAGGGCGAGAAGGGCGGAGAAAGCAGCACCGACACAGACACTGAGTTCTGA